A stretch of the Papaver somniferum cultivar HN1 chromosome 6, ASM357369v1, whole genome shotgun sequence genome encodes the following:
- the LOC113290475 gene encoding F-box protein At5g07610-like, protein MPALFMKKTSINRRELEFETLVMDERNGIDCFPFTNPVAVKLEHSCNGLILFEVRDESTGYHTTYYVIYNPSKKRFKTLPSPPFRIDPVVGACSADISKDVFHIEIYSYKTDYWRDAGDPFPFSAPGILSVFSVYWNASVHWINQLTETLHYFDIDCEAMKTVAMPRQSYSEGDYSRHIVYFGECRGHMHLMEMLKDDIPHFDIWEMRMDYSGWNIEFYVERPQSLLLQNLQQLFS, encoded by the exons ATGCCTGCACTCTTTATGAAGAAAACATCGATAAACAGGAGAGAACTGGAATTTGAAACTTTGGTCATGGATGAACGCAATGGTATTGATTGCTTTCCCTTCACTAATCCAGTTGCTGTTAAATTAGAGCATTCTTGCAATGGTCTTATTCTTTTTGAAGTTCGAGATGAATCTACAGGATATCACACAACTTATTATGTCATATACAATCCGTCCAAGAAGCGTTTCAAAACCCTTCCTTCACCTCCATTCAGAATAGATCCT GTTGTGGGTGCATGCAGTGCAGATATCAGCAAAGATGTGTTCCATATTGAAATCTACTCTTACAAGACAGACTATTGGAGAGATGCAGGAGATCCCTTTCCTTTTTCCGCACCTGGTATATTATCGGTCTTTAGTGTGTATTGGAATGCTTCAGTGCACTGGATAAACCAGCTGACGGAAACTCTTCATTATTTTGATATTGATTGTGAAGCAATGAAGACAGTTGCAATGCCAAGGCAATCGTATTCTGAAGGAGATTATAGTAGGCATATTGTTTACTTTGGTGAGTGCAGGGGACATATGCATCTCATGGAGATGCTCAAGGATGACATTCCACATTTTGACATTTGGGAGATGCGAATGGACTATTCGGGATGGAACATCGAGTTTTACGTTGAACGGCCACAATCTCTACTCCTGCAAAATCTTCAGCAGTTGTTCAGCTAA